A genomic window from Candidatus Sulfotelmatobacter sp. includes:
- a CDS encoding TylF/MycF family methyltransferase yields the protein MLEEIKAEGADQLYLDLMKQCLTRSIFPESYRQIRGRPSRREHPVAWAVYPMLTPALDKLNLKLFRYAPFDQAKRAEGSDWPAEADTMVGLKRLENLQFCVTEVIRRNVPGDLIETGVWRGGASIFMRAVLKVYGDRNRVVWLADSFQGLPKPDERYPQDEGDRHWESSHILGISLKEVKTNFARYGLLDEQVRFLAGWFKDTLPTAPIKQLAVLRLDGDMYSSTMDALQSLYHRVSPGGYVIIDDYGCIPACKKAVDDFRTEQKITEPMREIDWSGVFWEKSR from the coding sequence ATGCTCGAAGAAATCAAAGCCGAAGGTGCAGATCAACTGTATTTGGACCTGATGAAACAGTGTCTAACGCGGTCCATTTTTCCGGAATCATATCGACAGATCCGGGGACGTCCTTCCAGACGGGAACACCCCGTGGCTTGGGCTGTTTACCCGATGCTGACGCCCGCCTTAGACAAGTTGAACCTGAAACTATTTCGTTACGCGCCGTTCGATCAGGCGAAACGGGCAGAGGGAAGTGATTGGCCGGCTGAGGCAGATACGATGGTTGGCCTCAAACGGCTGGAGAATCTACAGTTCTGTGTTACCGAAGTGATTCGCAGGAATGTGCCCGGCGACCTCATTGAAACCGGCGTATGGCGCGGCGGAGCGAGCATTTTCATGCGAGCCGTTTTGAAGGTGTACGGTGACCGCAACAGAGTGGTTTGGCTCGCGGACTCGTTTCAGGGTTTACCGAAGCCGGATGAACGATATCCCCAGGACGAGGGCGATCGGCATTGGGAATCCAGTCACATATTGGGCATCTCACTGAAAGAAGTGAAGACAAATTTTGCACGTTACGGATTGCTGGACGAGCAGGTGCGCTTTCTGGCTGGCTGGTTTAAAGATACGCTCCCGACAGCGCCGATCAAACAACTTGCAGTCTTGCGCCTGGACGGCGACATGTATTCCTCGACCATGGACGCCTTGCAAAGTCTGTACCATAGAGTCTCACCCGGAGGGTATGTCATTATCGATGACTATGGATGCATTCCAGCCTGTAAAAAGGCTGTGGACGACTTTCGCACCGAGCAAAAAATTACGGAACCGATGCGA